Within the Oryctolagus cuniculus chromosome 19, mOryCun1.1, whole genome shotgun sequence genome, the region CCGTGGGTCTCTCATTACAAAGGGGTTAGGGATGgacacctcccaccccaccccacccccggtctGGAAGGAGCTGTGGCGTGGaccctgcagacagcagctgcTCTCTGGGAGCTGATGGTGGGACGTCCGCTGACCCCTCTGCTTCCTGCCGTGCTGCCAGAAAACCAACATGCCCACGGAACACCGCAGCCGGCTGCACGCCCAGCCAGGGGGCAACCGAACCCAGGGCGCAGCTGCCCGTGGCTCCGGCGTTTCCCAGCCAGCCTGGTCAGGGAGGCCCCCTGGTCCCCAGGGCAATTTCCATGGGCCACGGTGGGTGTTGCCCCTTGCAGTACCGACCGCGGGCCCTTCCCTCCCAGCCGGCCGCCCGTCACCGCGGGCCCTTCCCTCCCAGCCGGCCGCCCGTCACGGGGAGGTTCCGGCTTCCTGCAGGGTGCGGGTGATGGACTTGGGAACCTTGGCACTCCGGGAGGAGCTTTGTAGTGAGAGCACAGGGCAGAGGCGGGGTTACGACatgggggctgggtcaggcccatcACCCTGGCCCTCAGGGAAGGGATCCCGgaggcaaaggcccaaggacaAGGAACAAGGCAGCAGGCGGCCACgcaccaggccagggctggggctgggcagccccaggagagggggcctgtgtgtgtgcgcgtggggagggcccagcctcctccccagggagcccccgGGGTCGCCCCTGCACAGGTCAGCGGGAGTCTGAGCTCCCCGGGCCCGCCTGTAAACAGTGAGGTCCACACCCTGCGCCCCGTGGATCGGGCCGGCCTGGgtggcctctgcctccagccccgACCCGGGTGCATCTCCATCGGCGTCCAGGAGCGCCCAGTTCTCATCTCGcagcttcctgtctctcccttcccgGACGCCGCCACGGCTCCGCGCGACGCTGCCCCTTCTCGGTCCCCTCTCTCTAAACCAGGGGCTCCGGGCGGGCTGCCCACCCCCCGGGGGGGACATTTCTGTTGTCACAACTCCGGGGAGCGGGGGTCGTCGCTCGCAGCAGGAAGTCACGCGTGCCGCCCCGCATCCTGCAACGCACAGAGCGACCCGGCCCGAACTGTCCCCGAGCGCGGGTGCGGGGACCCCGCAGCGCAGGAGGGGCTCAGAATGGGGGCCCGCTCCCCGCAGCCTCCCGGGCGCCTACAGCAGGGCCCAGCGCCCAGGAAGAGGGAACGCACACACAGAGACGAGGCGGTGCAGCGAGCGACGAGCAGGCAGGTGGACGCCGGGAGCCCGGCCctcctcagccccgcccccccccaggcCGGACCGTCGCCTCGGCCCCTGCCGCGTCCGATCGCGCCCCGCCGCGCGGCCCCAGGCCCGGGCCCCGCGCCGGACGCACCGCGCGGACACTCACCCGCCCGCAGCTGCCGGACAACGGCGGTGCCACCCTCCCGCTTCATCTTGCCCCCTCGGCCGCCGGCCGGGAAAGGGCCGAGGCGCGCCAGCCGGAAGCGCCCCAGCACCATGCCCGCCGGGATTCGTAGTTCCCCGGCTCCCCGCCCGACGCGCGGCGCTCCGGGAACTACGACTTCCGGCGGCCCTGCTGTCTCGGGGCGGGATTGGCAGGTTCGGAATCTGTCTATGTTGCAGGCTGAAGTCTGACTGGCTGTGGGCACCCGTCGCTCACAATTGCGCTCAATAGCCTCCGCAAAGGGGCGGAGCTCCGGGTCTCGGTCCGAGCGCTTCCGAAAGAAATGCCGCGGCAGGATTGGTGGAAACAAGAGCGGGACGTATCAGCGGCGAGAGGAGGCGGGCACTTCCGCCGAGGTTGCCCAATCACAGAGGTGAGGGCAGTTTCTATAAATGCTTGAGCCGTGCCGGCACCCGCTCTTTTGGGGTCGGGTAGCGAGGCCGGTCGGCGGCTGCCTGCTGTCTGTGGGCCTGCCTGGGCGCCTCTCCGGGTAGTGGAGGGGGTCGCCGGCCCCGGCGTGGGGTCCCCCTCCGTGCCCTGCGCGCCGTCGCTGCAGGTAAGGCCGGCCCGGGCCTGGGGTTTGCGCGGGGCGGCGCCGAGCCTGTGATGAGGCCTTTGATTTCTGACACCTCGTATGAGAACTGCACGCGCAGTCTGATTACCTCGCGGAGCTGAGGCTCGAGCCGCGCCGCCGTGGGTGGGTGGGCGGGTGGGCGCGGGGGGCTTCAACCCGGCCGCTGTTGCATTTGCAGGGTCGCCTGGAGCGGGCTGCGGACGTGGCGGGACCCGGCGGTAAGGCGGGCGTGTGTCGTGTGTCTGGGTAGCCCGGTAATAAAGCGAGGGTGCCGAGCCCTCTCCTCCCGCGTGTCGTTATTCCGAGTCCTGCGCagccgtgggggcggggcgggaagcCGACGCCAGGTGCCCCGGAGCCTGGCTCCAGGATCTGGACCTCGCAATGGATGAGACGGACACTGCAGAAAACCGCTTTATTcgctggggctggggacaggtgtgCGCTCCACAGAGCGGCGGGGGGCTGCACACCTGCCCGGCGGGGCCCCGCACGTCGTCGCCTGTGCCGGCCGTGGCGCGCGCGGGGCGCCGGGCACTCCGAGACCCTCCCGCGTGGAAGCCCGGTCCCGGAAGCGATGGCCCCGCGTGGTGAGCCCGTGCGGCCTTCCGGGAGCTCGGCGGCTAAGTCGGGGTCAGGGTCTGCAGCAGGAGGCCCCGCGCCCCTCCCTCCTGACGTAGTCGTGCAGCCGGAAGCGCGGCTCGCCGGGCATCTTCATGCAGCGCTGCCTCAGCTCCCTGGACAGCGGGGGTGGGCACGCTGCAGGGCCGCTCGGGGCGGCAGGCCCTGCCTGGGGGTCGTGGGGCCGCCTGCACTTACTTGGCAATGGCCCTGAAGGCCAAGTCCACGTTGAGGCCGGTCTTGGCGCTGGTCTCCATGAAGGGCAGCCCGTACTCCTGCAAACAGCGGGCGGTGGCCTGGGGGGCGGCCTGGACGCTCGGCCTGCCCGGCGCctcgcccctgccctgccctgacctCACTCACCTTGGCCAGCTTCTCCCCGTCCTCCCTCTTCACCACACGCTCATGGGCAGAGTCCACCTGGGCCGGGCACAGGGGTGCTGGTGACGCCAGCCCACGGCTCCCACGCCCCCCACGCTGCCGGGTCTGAGCCGAGCGCCCACCTTGTTGGCCAGCAGCATGAGCACCACGTCGTGCTGGGCGTGCTCCCGGATCTcagccagccaggcctgggggcgggaGGTGGTGCTGGGGTCCCCAGGCCGGCCCTCCCCACCCGGGGGCCCTCAGCCTGCAGGCTGGGAAGGGGGACACTGACCTGGATGTTGTTGAAGGAGGCCTTGTTGGTGATGTCATAGAGCAAAAGCAGCGCTGGGAGCAGAGGGACAGTGCGGTCATCCCCACGCCACCAGCTCCTGGTCACCCACACCCCGGAGCTGGACCCCGGTACCCGGGCTCACCATGGGCGTCTCGGTAGTAGGCGTGAGTGACGCTGCGGAAGCGCTCCTGGCCGGCAGTGTCCCAGATCTGCGGACGGGCAGCGTCAGGCCACacgccccccaccaccaccacgtgTCCCTTGCCCCGACTGGCCTCCACCTCACCTGCAGCTTCACCTTGGTGCCGTCCACGTCCAGGGCTTTGTTCTGAAACAGAACCGGGGACGTGAGCACCCCCGGGTGAGCCCCTTCTGCTTGGCTCCACCCCAGCATTGGACATGCTGGCTGCTGCCCTCTGACCAGTCATGGCCAGTTCTGGGCCCACAGACTGCTGCCCTGGAAAGCCCCCCACTCCTGATCCCCCAGACCCTCAGGCCAGTGCTGGCTGCCCTCCTCTGCAACGTGGCCAGTGCCCCACTCTGCCAAGCTCTGCTGAAAGCCATTGGCAGCTGGGTTAGAAGTCCCCCATGACGCGGCCCCAGGCCCGTGACTGGCTTCTGTCATCTGCAAGTGGCAGTGGCCGGGGCTCCTGTCCCTTGGCTCCTCCAGCGCCTGGGGAGCTGCTGTGTTTAAAGCGCTGAGAACCACACCTGGCCCAGGCTGAGGGCGGGGCCTCCCGCAGCCAGGCTTGCGCCCGTCCacggggaaggggcggggcctctgCCCGCAGGCCCCGGGCAGCTGGAACCTGCAGCTCCTCCCCCGGCTCCTGCTGCCGGGTGCTTCTGGGTCTCCGGGGAGCCAGGCGCAGCCATCTGCTGTGCCGGGAGGACACCTCGCCTCCTGGCACCCTGCAATGGGTGCACACCAAACAGCCTCACATCCTCACCGGCCCCACGGCCCTGAGGGGGCTGAGAACGGGGCCAGGCCCTCTGCACCTCGCCCCTTGCTGCATCCCAGAGGGCTGTGGACTCCCCGCCGGGCCGCAGGAGCCCCCCTTTCCTCCCAGCCTTCCTGACGGGGTCTAATTAAAGGGTGAGAAAAATGCAGATTCAGGATGTGCTGAGAACACCAGCACCTTGGCACGTGCACCCAGACTGGCAGGCGCAGGGTGGGGGTGCTGCCAGGGTGCAGGGCGGTCCCCACAGCCACCAGCCTTGCAGAACTTGGGTGGGCAGTCTGGCGGCTACGCTGGCCtctggtacttgggccaccctggaGCACCAGTACCCACCTCCACGGCAGAGTCTGGCCCCAAGGGTCTGCCAGCCCTGGCACAGGCAGCGGTCAGCCACAGTACGGGTCAAGGCAGGCAGCCTGGTGGCTGGGGTGGCCCAGCCAGGACCCCACGTGGGGTCCCAAGCTGCCCAGGGCAGTGGGGGCTGGATGCGGCCTCTCACCCGGAAGTCGATGCCGACGGTGGAGATGAAGGACCCGGCCAGGAAGGCTCCGTCCTTGAAGCGCACGAGCAGGCAGGTCTTCCCCACGCCCGAGTCCCCCACCAGCATCACCTGGGGCAGAAGGGACACGGCCCTCGCCACCCCTCTGGGACAGTGGCCCGCCTCAgctctcctgccccagcccccaggggcacCCATCCTAGCAAAGCTCAGGAGGAATCAAACACTGGGGACATGGAGAGCCGGGCCCTCGCCCCACCCCCTCAAGTCCCCCGGACCCCAAGATGGGCCTGCCCACCCTTGCCAAGATCGCACAGCCTCTGCCTTGGGGGGTGCTGGGGGGGTGCTCAGCGCTTCCCGCTGACGACGAACCTCTGCCAAAGGGGAGGTGATCCACAGCCCCCGGGTATGCGGGGAGGCAGCATATGGGAAAtgcccaggtgcacctgccggGCTCCTGTCGCTgcagccctgctccctggggtTGGGGGGCAGACCCTGACAGCTGTGTGAGTGCGCGCGTGGTCAGCCGCTCAGGCCGACTCGCACTCCCCGGGTCCCCTCCCCGCCTGGCTCGGGGCCGGGCGCCACCTGCTGCGTTCGCCTGCGTGCGGGGGTGCCTGGCTCACCTTGAAGGCGACGTCGTAGAAGTCGCCACCGCCGCCCACCGAGGGCCGGCCGGGCTGCGGGGGCCCATTGGGCGGCGCCTTGGGACCCGGGCGTGCGGTCCCagggcgcgccggccgcggcccgTTGGTGGCGGGCACTGCGGAGGCAGCCGCCACGCTGGCCCCTTTGCTTTTGGAGGTCTTCTTCCTGGACATGGCGAGCAGGCGCTCGATGCGCTCACGCTGCGGCCGCCGCGCCCCCGAGCCGTCCCTTACCCCGCGCGCGCCCAGCCGGACCAGGACCCGAACCTgtcccgcggcggcggcggcggcggcggcatcCCGGGCGCTCGGCTCCCGCCCCGCCTCCGCCACCCCATGGGCTGTGCAGCCACTGAGGCCCGGCCCCCCACCGCCGCAGCCAATGACCGCGCAGGGGCGGGGTCGTGCAGCTGAGCCCGGCCGCCCCGGGGGCGGGTCAGGAGACCTGGGCCCTACCCCCAGGTGCTCCCTGCGGGCTGACCCCCGCCGCGCCGCCTGGACCGGGATGCGGAGCGGTAGGCCCGGCTGAGCGCGCTGTGCGCCGCCCCCAGCCCGGTGAACCCCCACCCCTGGGCCTGTCCCGAGCTGCGGGCGCGGAGCAGAGGCCCTGCGTGGGTGGGCACTGACAGGCTGCCTCTCCCGCCCCCGCAGGTCAGGTGAGTCCAGGAGGCTCCGACACCTGGACGTGGCTGCGCGTGAGCACTCCGCGCTCAGCTGGGTATCAGGCGAGACGCGGCCCGCGCGCCTTGGAGCGCAGGGCTCTCCCCACGCCTCTGccggctgggctgcagcctccgagaccgcgggggggggggggtgaaaggAACTGGGGTGTCAAAGCAAGCAGCAGGCGCTCGGAGGGCGTCCTCCCATGGGGCGGGGAGATGGGGGGGCCGCAGCTAACCCGAACTCCCACTTTCTGGCTGGACGGTGGCCAGTGCTGATTTGCCAAGCCCCAAGCTGGTCCCCCACCTGACACCCCCCACTTGTCCCAGGACCCCCACCTCGGCCCTGGGTCTAGAGAGTGAGACCAAAGTGGTCATCTCGGGGGTGGGGATGGCCCTGGGACAGGGAGCTTCTTGGTGTGCCTCTGGGGACCGTGCCTGGAGATGCGccaggtgcagccaggacccCTGGCCTTCTGGGGCCTGATCCTCCCCAGCTGTCAGCGCCCATATCCCCAATACTGAGCTGCTTCTCGGGCTCAGAGGCCTGTGAGGGCACAGATGGAGGGAGGCCgggcacctggcccagccccgcacaGCAGAGGCGGGGAACACCACCCCACATGGAGTACTGTAGTGTTCCAGGCTGTGCCATTTGCCAAACCACCCTGGGGGGCGGGGTGCCGCTGCAGTCCCCGTGTGCCGATGGGAGCAGGAGCTCTCGGGGTCACCAGTCTGGGAGGCGGCTGGGCCGGGCGTGCCCCTGGAACGCGGGCTCCAGGGCGTTGAACTGTGCCGGGTTGGGTTTGACCCACGCTCACCCCCCAGAGACCTGCAGCTGGAAGCAGCCTGGAGACTCCCTCTAGGAACCTGCACCCCCACCCGCCCAGGCCTGCTACCTTGCCTTGCTCCTCTGGCCCCGCCTCGTCCAGGCCAGTCACCTGGTGCATGTGCAGtgggcctggggtgggtgggggtgttgGGCCCCCACTGCTGCGGCCTTGGGGACTCCTGGCGTCCCACTCCCACGAGGCCAGGGTGGCAACCGAGGGCCTCTGAAATTGACGGCCACTGCCCCAGGACCCCGGGGGGTGGGTGGGCCCACACCTTCCCACCAGCCACTGCTTGGGAGCGCACCCGGCCAGGTGCGTGGGAAGTGCGAGGAGTTTGGGTGCTCAGGGGCGGGGGCTGCAAGGAGGGCACGCTGGGTCACTGGTGGGAGGCGGGAAGAAGGAAGCCAGCGAGCGACAGTGGGAGGCCAGGGAAGGGGGAGCTTCAGGCAGCGTGAGAGACAGGCTTTGCCTTAGCTCACTTGAAACGGAGCGAGTCCCCATAAGAAACGCAGGCTTCCGGCTCCTCTCGACGTGGGGCGCTCCGAGCGCCTGCACGCAGCCCCTCTGCCTTGTCTTCCAGCAGTCCTGCTAAtccccagtcctgcctctgcttgccATCTGTTCCCCTGCGAAGGGAAGCTGTCTGGGCGCAGGAAGCCGCTTGTCGTGGTCACGGCCGTGTCCTCGGCAGCTGGCTCCAGGCCTCCGCCCTCCGTCGGGAGGTGAGAGGCACACAGGAGGACGTGTGCTTGCTAACGGGGGCTTCAGGCAGAATGTGCCTGGCGGTGCCAAGAGGTACCACCCCTGTCGTCAGCTGGCGAGACCAAGGCTGTACGGAAGCCTCTGGGCTTCTGCGGTTGAGCAGGAGTccaaggggagaggggagaggggacggGCTGGCCAGCGCAGGCAGGGACCTGGTAGGTGGGCACCTGTGAGGTCGCCcagctgggagggtgggaggggcgggctTGCTCTGCCTGGGATTGTGGTAGTTGTTCAGCAGGAAGTGAGGAGCcattgaggggtgtgtgtgtgtgtgtgtgtgtgtcacagcctGACtgatgtccctgtgtgtgtgtgtgtgtgtgtgtgtgtgagagagacagccTGGCtgatgtccctgtgtgtgtgtgtgtgtgtgtgtgtgtgtgtgacagcctgGCTGATgtccctgtatgtgtgtgtgtgtgtgtatgtgtgacagcCTGGCtgatgtccctgtgtgtgtgtgtgtgtgtgtgtgtgacagcctggctgatgtccctgtgtgtgtgtgtgtgtgtgtgtgacagcctggctgatgtccctgtgtgtgtgtgtgtgtgtgtgtgtgagaaacagCCTGGCtgatgtccctgtgtgtgtgtatgtgtgtgtgtgtcacagcctGGCtgatgtccctgtgtgtgtgtgtgtgtgtgtgtgtgtcacagcctGGCtgatgtccctgtgtgtgtgtgtgacagcctggctgatgtccctgtgtgtgtgtgtgtgtgtgtgtgtgagaaacagCCTGGCtgatgtccctgtgtgtgtgtgtgtgtgtgtgtgtgtgagagacagccTGGCtgatgtccctgtgtgtgtgtgtgtgtgtgtgtgtgtgtgtgtcacagcctGGCtgatgtccctgtgtgtgtgtgtgtgtgtgtgtgtgagaaacagCCTGGCtgatgtccctgtgtgtgtgtgtgtgtgtgtgtgtgtgacagcctgGCTgatgtccgtgtgtgtgtgtgtgtgtgtgtcacagcctGGCtgatgtccctgtgtgtgtgtgtgtgtgtgtgtgagacagccTGGCtgatgtccctgtgtgtgtgtgtgtgtgtgtgtgtgtgtgtgacagcctggctgatgtccctgtgtgtgtgtgtgtgtgtcacagcctGGCtgatgtccctgtgtgtgtgtgtgtgtgtgtgtgagacagccTGGCtgatgtccctgtgtgtgtgtgtgtgtgtgtgtgtgtgtggcgctATGCTACGGGAACACTGGGGAGTCGGGGCAGGGGTAGATGGTGGGACCTGCAGGCAGGAGACAAATCTAAGGAAAAAGCTCGCGGGGACAGAGAAGACCCAGCCTGCAGGGTGAGCGTCACAGGGCAGACAGGGGTGCTGTGGGGGATTAAGGAACCAAAttcctttttagatttatttccttatttgaaagtcagaattacactgagagagagactgaggctgtgacataacaggtaaagccaccgcctacagtgccggcatcccgtatgggcgctggttcgagtcctggctgctctacttccgatccagctctctgctgtggcctgggaaagcagtggaaggtggtccaagtccttgggcccctgcactcacatgggagacccggaagaatctcctggctcctggctttggaccggcacagctccggccatttcggccaactggggagtgaaccagcagatggaagacctctctctctctctctctgcctctccttctctctgtgtaactctgactttcaaataaataaatctttaaagagagagagagatcaatcttgcatccattggttcaccccctagatggctgccacagccagtgcactgtgctgatccaaagccaggagccaggagcttcttctgggtctcccatgtgggtgcaggggcccaagcacttggaccatcttccgctgctttctcgagtgcattagcagggagctggattggaagtggaggagccaggtctcgaactggcacccatatgggatgcaggcgtcacaggtggcagttttccCTGCCAAggcacaacgccggccccagagggcaaattcttttttttttttttttttttttttttgacaggcagagtggacagtgagagagagacagagagagaaaggtcttccttttgccgttggttcaccctccaatggccgccgctgcagccggcgcaccgcgctgatccgatggcaggagccaggatccaggtgcttttcctggtctcccatggggtgcagggcccaagcatctgggccatcctccactgcactccctggccatagcagagagctggcctggaagaggggcaaccgggacagaatccggcgccccgaccgggactagaacccggtgtgccggcgccgcaaggtggaggattaacctattgagccacggcgccgtcccCAGAGGGCAAATTCTTTACTACTTCTCCCAGAAAGGGAGAGGGCCCTGTGCTGCTCTGACCAACGGGAATGGACGGTAGTGAGCACCTTCACCCCCGACCTAGACCTTCCTGTGGTCCGGAACCCAGCTGCCGTGCTGGGAGAAACCCGGGAAGCCCTGTGCGGGGGAGCTGAGTCACCAGACACAGGATTGAGAAGCCAGGGCTTGGGACAGGTGTTCGGCCTGCTGGCCTGGGTGCCGATCAGGACGCCCGCATCCCCCAGGTCCAGTTTCCtgatgatgcagaccctgggggccgGAGGGATGgctcctgccactcgtgtgggagacctaggttgactTCCCCCTGGCTTGGCCCCCAAGCACAGTCCCAGCCGTCACAGGTGTTTGGcgaatgagccagaggatgggagctgtCTACCTGTCTCTCAAGCAGATAAATTAGCAGCAGTAATTGAAGAAGGGGTCTCGGCGGTGGATGGCCCAGTCCCCCCAGTGCCTGTAAACAGCCTGGAGGTGAGCAGGTTCCTGAGAGTCTGGTGCATGTTTGCTACGTGGCCGTGAATAACCGGAGAGCCGGGACCAGGAGGGGTGGCCTTGGCCGGGCCCAGGGACGTCCATGTTCTCTGGGTCTTGGGATCTGGTCATCGAGGCAGGCTCTGGAGTTGGCTGAGCCCCAGGAGGGACCTTAGGGCACGGTGCTGGCTTTCCTGGCCCAGTGGGGCAGGGTGGACAGGAGGACCCAAAGGACTGAGGTGACCACAGGTCTGCGCCCACCTCCTGGGGGCCTCACCCTCCATTCCTTCAGTCTGACCCCTCTGACAGCCTGGCCCCTGCTGTGCGCACCCGTGGCCTCCAGCTGCACCAGGTCTTATTGATCCTTCTGTGGGCCTGGCCTCCGTGTCCTGGACCAACGTATGCCACGAGTCCCCAGCCACAGTgaccccctggctcctggcccaagtCCCCCTGCTCCCTGCAGGAGCTCACCCACAGAGCTGGGTCCCTCGGACGAGGGGGCGCGGGCAGGAGCAGGAGTCTGACCTCGCCCACGGAGCctgtcctcctccctggctgtGCTCCCATGGCTCCCTGGGGCCTCTGCTCAGCCTGTGACTTTGCTGGGGCAGAACCCAGCCTGCCTGCCGCTGCCCTACCAAGCCCTGAGGGCCAGCCCGATGGCTGAGCCAGAGACATCTAGGCTGGGCTTCAGGGACAGTGGCAAGGCCACCAACGCCTGTGTCCCTGTCAAGCCGCCATCTGCTGCCGGGGTGGGCACGGGGCCAGCAGGGTCGTGGGCCCCCAGCACGGCCCTAGGCCTGCACCGTCGCCTCTCTGGGCTTCTGAGAAATGAGGGGGCAGAGGAGCCGGTCTCTGAAGTCCCCTCCAGCGCAAACACCTTATGTTCTGAGAAGCGCGTGTGAGCGTTGCCATGGAGACGGCAGAGGAACCGCAGTGGCGGGTGCGTGCGACTTCCACCCGGGGAATTGAGTCACCCCAGCCCCGCTGACGTCAGCCGAGCGCGTCCCCGATACCCAGgtgtgtgtggcgggggaggGCTCAGGAGCCCAGATCCGGGGAGGACGCCCCCTGCAGTCCACTCAGCCTTGCGGGCAGGTGGCAACAGGTGGGCGTCCATCCCTGCTCCAGGCGGCTGCTccgtgggggaggcagagagcagtTCCCTCCACGGTCCCGCGCCCACAGGAGAGCTGGCCAGTCTCCGTGGCCCAGGACCAGGCCAGCAGTGCTGGCTTAGGAGCCAGGCTTAGGGCTAGGGCCCCTAAGCCACTGGGGAAGGCAGGGCCTCCCCGGGTGGGCTCTGGGTGACCTTATGGAGGGTTCAGGACCAGTATGGAGTGAGAGGACAGAGCCCCGCGGGACCATCAGCGTCAGCAATGTCACGAACAGCCACCAGCGGCCCCGGGCTGGGCAGAGCCCCTCACTGCACCCGTTTCTTCATTGCCGACACCACCTGTGGAGGAGGGGGCTCTCGGGCGGCGGTTAAGACCACGCGCCCCGCGTCACAGTGCCGGGTTTGAGAAGCTTGGCTTCCTGGTAACATAcacactgggtccctgccccgactgtgggagccctgggttgagtcccagcctttggcttggcccagccccagctgttggggacgCCTAGGGAGTGAACCGAGGCCAGGaagtcaaataaattattttaaaaagtgctatTTGTGGGTTTGTCAGCAACACAGAAGGGGAAGGTGGGGccgaagggggctggcactgtggcacggcaggttaagctgccgcttgcggcgctggcgtcccggctgctccgattcagacccagcttcccgct harbors:
- the RAB26 gene encoding ras-related protein Rab-26 isoform X1; translated protein: MSRKKTSKSKGASVAAASAVPATNGPRPARPGTARPGPKAPPNGPPQPGRPSVGGGGDFYDVAFKVMLVGDSGVGKTCLLVRFKDGAFLAGSFISTVGIDFRNKALDVDGTKVKLQIWDTAGQERFRSVTHAYYRDAHALLLLYDITNKASFNNIQAWLAEIREHAQHDVVLMLLANKVDSAHERVVKREDGEKLAKATARCLQEYGLPFMETSAKTGLNVDLAFRAIAKELRQRCMKMPGEPRFRLHDYVRREGRGASCCRP
- the RAB26 gene encoding ras-related protein Rab-26 isoform X2, whose translation is MSRKKTSKSKGASVAAASAVPATNGPRPARPGTARPGPKAPPNGPPQPGRPSVGGGGDFYDVAFKVMLVGDSGVGKTCLLVRFKDGAFLAGSFISTVGIDFRNKALDVDGTKVKLQIWDTAGQERFRSVTHAYYRDAHALLLLYDITNKASFNNIQAWLAEIREHAQHDVVLMLLANKVDSAHERVVKREDGEKLAKEYGLPFMETSAKTGLNVDLAFRAIAKELRQRCMKMPGEPRFRLHDYVRREGRGASCCRP